Proteins encoded within one genomic window of Streptomyces taklimakanensis:
- a CDS encoding glycoside hydrolase family 3 N-terminal domain-containing protein yields the protein MRRTRGTARGTTAQPAGRTAVRDRLRRLTAGAAVSLMVACTLNGGTPAAASTDAPPAYEDPTLPVDDRVEDLLSRMTLDDKIGQMTQVDRGALENPSDLATYRIGSVLSGGGSAPTPNTPQAWAEMYDSFQRTALTTPLGIPVIYGVDAVHGHNNVRGATIFPHNIGLGATRDPDLVERVGRATAEEVAGTGIDWTFAPCLCVARNDRWGRTYESFGEVPEIPTAMTTIIDGLQGDALDAPGSILATAKHYIGDGGTTGGDDQGNTELSEAELRAIHLPPFRAAVERGVGSVMVSYSSWNGVKLHGHRHLITDVLKGELGFTGFVVSDWAGVDQLDGREGFTAAEVREAINAGIDMVMVPHDYRRFVELLRGEVRAGRVSMERVDDANRRILTKKFELGLFENPYTDRSLTAGIGSDDYRRLAREAVRKSQVLLKNDGGADGGVLPLEKSAKVFVAGRNADDIGNQSGGWTITWQGASGDITPGTTILEGMRASASDPSRVAYDRYGHGIDGSYDVAVAVVGETPYAEMEGDRPGSMGLDQEDLNTLSRLRASGVPVVVVLVSGRPLDVAGHLEDWDALLAAWLPGTEGAGVADVLYGDHAPTGRLPVTWMRSAGQQPINDGDGKTPLFPLGHGLTYPDTGPDEPEEPEEPEEPGGPGDPDGPGAERCTADYRIVNQWPGGFQAEVTVRNTTSTTLEGWEVRWTPSGALGIDSVWNATLTRSGDTVIATDSGWNGRLAPDGTATFGFTATGSPAVPGVSCGSP from the coding sequence ATGAGACGGACGAGAGGAACGGCGAGAGGGACGACCGCGCAACCGGCCGGCCGGACGGCGGTGCGGGACAGGCTACGGCGGCTGACCGCCGGCGCGGCCGTCTCCCTGATGGTCGCCTGCACCCTGAACGGCGGCACCCCGGCCGCGGCGTCGACCGACGCGCCCCCCGCCTACGAGGACCCGACGCTGCCGGTGGACGACCGCGTCGAGGACCTGCTGTCCCGAATGACGCTCGACGACAAGATCGGCCAGATGACCCAGGTCGACCGCGGGGCGCTGGAGAACCCGTCCGACCTGGCGACCTACCGCATCGGCTCCGTCCTCTCCGGCGGTGGCTCGGCACCCACCCCCAACACCCCCCAGGCGTGGGCGGAGATGTACGACTCCTTCCAGCGCACCGCCCTGACCACCCCGCTGGGCATCCCCGTGATCTACGGGGTGGACGCCGTCCACGGCCACAACAACGTGCGCGGCGCCACGATCTTCCCCCACAACATCGGACTCGGCGCCACCCGCGACCCCGACCTGGTGGAGCGCGTCGGTCGGGCCACCGCCGAGGAGGTCGCCGGCACCGGCATCGACTGGACCTTCGCGCCCTGTCTGTGCGTGGCGCGCAACGACCGGTGGGGGCGCACCTACGAGTCCTTCGGCGAGGTCCCCGAGATCCCCACCGCCATGACCACGATCATCGACGGCCTCCAGGGAGACGCGCTCGACGCCCCCGGCTCGATCCTGGCCACCGCCAAGCACTACATCGGCGACGGCGGCACCACCGGCGGCGACGACCAGGGGAACACCGAGCTGAGCGAGGCCGAGCTGCGTGCGATCCACCTCCCGCCGTTCCGGGCGGCGGTGGAGCGGGGCGTCGGTTCCGTGATGGTCTCCTACAGCAGTTGGAACGGCGTCAAGCTGCACGGCCACCGTCACCTGATCACCGACGTCCTCAAGGGCGAACTGGGCTTCACCGGCTTCGTGGTCTCCGACTGGGCGGGCGTCGACCAGCTCGACGGCCGGGAGGGCTTCACCGCCGCCGAGGTGCGCGAGGCGATCAACGCCGGCATCGACATGGTCATGGTCCCGCACGACTACCGCAGGTTCGTCGAGCTGCTGCGCGGCGAGGTCCGGGCCGGACGGGTGTCGATGGAGCGCGTCGACGACGCCAACCGCCGCATCCTGACCAAGAAGTTCGAACTGGGCCTCTTCGAGAACCCCTACACCGACCGTTCCCTCACCGCGGGCATCGGCTCCGACGACTACCGCCGGCTCGCCCGCGAGGCGGTGCGCAAGTCCCAGGTGCTGCTGAAGAACGACGGAGGGGCGGACGGAGGGGTGCTGCCGCTGGAGAAGTCGGCGAAGGTCTTCGTGGCGGGCAGGAACGCCGACGACATCGGCAACCAGAGCGGCGGCTGGACCATCACCTGGCAGGGGGCGAGCGGCGACATCACCCCGGGCACCACCATCCTGGAGGGGATGCGCGCGTCGGCCTCCGACCCGTCGCGGGTGGCCTACGACCGGTACGGCCACGGCATCGACGGCTCCTACGACGTCGCCGTGGCCGTCGTCGGCGAGACCCCCTACGCCGAGATGGAAGGCGACCGGCCCGGATCGATGGGGCTGGACCAGGAGGACCTGAACACCCTCTCCCGGCTCAGGGCCTCCGGGGTGCCGGTCGTCGTCGTGCTCGTCTCGGGCCGCCCCCTGGACGTCGCCGGACACCTGGAGGACTGGGACGCGCTGCTGGCCGCCTGGCTGCCCGGCACCGAGGGCGCCGGAGTCGCCGACGTGCTCTACGGCGACCACGCCCCCACGGGCAGGCTGCCGGTGACCTGGATGCGGTCGGCGGGCCAGCAGCCGATCAACGACGGCGACGGCAAGACCCCGCTGTTCCCCCTCGGCCACGGGCTGACCTACCCCGACACCGGTCCGGACGAGCCCGAGGAGCCCGAGGAGCCCGAGGAGCCGGGCGGGCCCGGCGACCCCGACGGGCCCGGAGCCGAGCGGTGCACGGCCGACTACCGGATCGTCAACCAGTGGCCCGGCGGTTTCCAGGCCGAGGTGACCGTGCGCAACACCACGTCCACGACCCTCGAGGGCTGGGAGGTGCGGTGGACCCCGTCCGGAGCCCTCGGGATCGACAGCGTCTGGAACGCCACGCTCACCCGCTCCGGCGACACCGTGATCGCGACCGACAGCGGCTGGAACGGACGACTGGCCCCCGACGGCACGGCGACGTTCGGCTTCACCGCCACCGGCTCCCCGGCCGTGCCCGGCGTCTCCTGCGGCAGCCCCTGA
- a CDS encoding DUF2267 domain-containing protein, translated as MRYDTFLGQVQARARLSDPGAAETATRASLETLAERVPATVAEKLAAQLPREIGEHLRRVAYAPDEPETGMRMSAHEFFDRVAQRASADRPKAVHEARCVIEVVDEATGGTCTAKVRPSLDDELARVLFSGSTGHA; from the coding sequence ATGCGGTACGACACCTTCCTCGGACAGGTACAGGCCCGCGCCCGGCTCAGTGACCCCGGCGCCGCCGAGACCGCCACCCGCGCCAGTCTGGAGACGCTCGCCGAACGCGTCCCGGCGACGGTCGCGGAGAAGCTGGCCGCCCAACTCCCGCGCGAGATCGGTGAACACCTGCGCAGGGTGGCGTACGCTCCCGACGAGCCGGAAACCGGTATGCGGATGAGCGCCCACGAGTTCTTCGACCGCGTCGCGCAGCGCGCCTCCGCCGACCGGCCCAAGGCCGTCCACGAGGCCCGCTGCGTCATCGAGGTCGTCGACGAGGCCACCGGCGGGACGTGCACGGCGAAGGTCCGCCCCTCCCTGGACGACGAACTGGCCCGGGTGCTTTTCTCGGGCAGTACGGGGCACGCGTGA